Proteins encoded in a region of the Mucispirillum schaedleri ASF457 genome:
- the lnt gene encoding apolipoprotein N-acyltransferase produces the protein MNKELMYNFINKWYGQVLLTLLSALLLIISTAGFGFSFTVFFAFIPLLFALDAEKSHSVICGWLAGFLYWSICLSWMMITFGYFGGAPLPASFGLLMFIAVSGGFLFFVPFTYTAAKISKNPIILSLIFVMLEAVKGKVFFGGVPWLNLAQSQYKNTLIVQSVSVFGEYGLSFIIMLINFFLYYIIKDYKNKKNYYMLAAAVIIMYLPGIYRTINPIPYTETKKIAVVQPAYQQEIKWDNNYRIQIISEVNSLVLHAYNAGVDLIVLPESSYPAKVLTTEMIMSVLNKVSEKTPVIFGADRRIDIDNKSRLFNTMVLIDNKSLSYYDKRHLTPFGEYFPFEKLLAPVKEFFFGPGDMFSPGEKAAVLASSDNGIYAAPVICFESAFSSLTGEPVRMGANVLVIISNDTWFGKNQGRIQHLAVDTIRAVEYGRSVARATQDGISAFIMPDGKIPLKEDRQIPAILIYDVPVTNFMTFYSLAGNIWIAILITLLYYQIKRKREI, from the coding sequence ATGAATAAAGAATTAATGTATAATTTTATAAATAAATGGTATGGGCAGGTTTTGCTTACTCTTTTATCTGCTTTGCTTTTAATAATTTCCACAGCAGGTTTTGGATTTTCTTTTACCGTATTTTTTGCTTTTATTCCACTTTTATTTGCATTGGATGCAGAAAAAAGCCACTCTGTAATTTGCGGCTGGCTGGCTGGATTTTTATACTGGTCTATATGTCTTTCATGGATGATGATAACTTTTGGATATTTTGGCGGTGCACCACTGCCTGCTTCATTTGGTTTATTAATGTTTATAGCAGTATCTGGCGGCTTTTTATTTTTTGTTCCATTTACTTATACAGCTGCTAAAATCAGTAAAAATCCAATTATATTATCTCTTATTTTTGTTATGCTTGAAGCGGTTAAAGGCAAAGTTTTTTTTGGCGGCGTGCCTTGGCTTAATCTTGCTCAGTCTCAGTATAAAAATACATTAATAGTGCAGAGTGTTTCAGTATTTGGGGAATATGGGCTTTCTTTTATTATTATGCTTATTAATTTCTTTTTATACTACATTATAAAAGATTATAAAAATAAAAAAAATTATTATATGCTTGCAGCAGCGGTTATTATTATGTATCTTCCCGGGATATACAGGACCATAAACCCTATACCTTATACAGAAACTAAAAAGATTGCTGTTGTGCAGCCAGCATACCAGCAGGAAATTAAATGGGATAATAATTACAGAATACAAATAATCAGCGAAGTCAACAGCCTTGTATTACATGCTTATAATGCTGGCGTAGATTTGATAGTGCTGCCAGAAAGCTCATACCCTGCAAAAGTGCTTACTACTGAGATGATAATGTCTGTGCTTAATAAAGTATCTGAAAAAACACCAGTTATTTTTGGAGCAGATAGAAGAATAGATATAGATAATAAAAGCAGACTTTTTAATACTATGGTGCTGATTGATAATAAATCACTTTCTTACTATGATAAACGCCACCTGACACCTTTTGGAGAATATTTTCCATTTGAAAAACTTCTTGCACCAGTAAAAGAATTTTTCTTTGGTCCGGGCGATATGTTCAGCCCCGGAGAAAAAGCCGCAGTGCTTGCTTCATCTGATAATGGAATTTATGCTGCACCTGTTATATGTTTTGAAAGTGCATTTTCATCTCTTACAGGCGAGCCTGTCCGAATGGGAGCTAATGTGCTTGTAATCATATCCAATGATACATGGTTTGGCAAAAATCAAGGCAGGATACAGCATTTAGCAGTGGATACTATCCGTGCAGTAGAATATGGCAGAAGTGTTGCAAGAGCAACACAGGACGGAATAAGTGCTTTTATTATGCCTGATGGAAAAATACCATTAAAAGAAGACAGACAGATACCTGCAATATTGATATATGATGTGCCTGTAACTAATTTTATGACATTTTACAGCCTAGCGGGCAATATTTGGATTGCAATTCTTATAACATTGCTTTATTATCAAATAAAAAGAAAAAGGGAAATTTAG
- a CDS encoding twin-arginine translocase TatA/TatE family subunit has translation MGSIGPWQVIIILLVVVLLFGAKKLPQIGKGMGEALRNFKKSVNDIDDATDITPIASKRNEDISKTANSSEEKKDA, from the coding sequence ATGGGAAGCATAGGACCATGGCAGGTTATTATAATACTATTAGTAGTAGTATTACTTTTCGGAGCTAAAAAACTCCCACAAATTGGCAAAGGTATGGGTGAAGCTCTTAGAAATTTTAAAAAATCTGTTAATGATATTGACGATGCAACAGATATTACTCCTATTGCATCAAAAAGAAATGAAGATATTTCTAAAACTGCAAACAGCTCTGAAGAAAAAAAAGACGCTTAG
- a CDS encoding energy-coupling factor transporter transmembrane component T family protein — protein MNKIYFGKYIELEKPSLIHLLNPLNKLIIISISAALIFYFGRNIYSYAFMSFMWFILIFLSGRIFRQAFSAIKSFKMLYIFIFVTMLFFGENGSFSIYFTKEAMYNALLSTYQFVLIVAYSCMLTLTTSPSEIAKTLYIFIKPFKIFKVNVENTGLSMLIAVRFIPLIFEEASKIITAQKLRGLWIDNKSFKYKIKFIFNMDSFIIPLFVRVFHYAEQLSITALYRNNIDNVLKFDKMNTRDVCFLACFIIFTGAFYAAAEYLL, from the coding sequence ATGAATAAAATTTATTTTGGAAAATATATTGAGCTTGAAAAGCCTTCCCTTATCCATTTACTTAATCCATTAAACAAGCTGATTATTATATCTATTTCAGCAGCACTTATTTTTTATTTTGGCAGGAATATTTATTCTTATGCTTTTATGTCGTTTATGTGGTTTATATTGATATTCTTATCAGGCAGGATTTTTAGACAGGCTTTTTCTGCAATTAAATCATTTAAGATGTTATATATATTTATTTTTGTTACAATGCTTTTTTTTGGTGAAAATGGCAGCTTTTCTATATATTTCACAAAAGAAGCAATGTATAATGCCCTATTATCCACTTATCAGTTTGTGCTGATAGTTGCTTATTCCTGCATGCTGACACTTACTACTTCCCCATCAGAAATAGCTAAAACTTTATATATTTTTATTAAACCTTTTAAAATATTTAAAGTAAATGTGGAAAATACGGGGCTTTCTATGCTTATAGCCGTCAGGTTTATTCCACTGATTTTTGAAGAAGCATCTAAAATTATTACTGCTCAAAAATTAAGAGGGCTTTGGATAGATAATAAATCATTTAAATATAAGATTAAGTTTATTTTTAATATGGATTCATTTATTATTCCACTTTTTGTGCGTGTTTTTCACTATGCAGAGCAGCTTTCCATTACTGCACTATATAGAAATAATATAGATAATGTTTTAAAATTTGATAAAATGAATACCAGAGATGTATGCTTTCTTGCATGCTTTATTATTTTTACAGGTGCTTTTTATGCAGCAGCAGAATATTTATTATAA
- the truA gene encoding tRNA pseudouridine(38-40) synthase TruA: protein MQQQNIYYKACLCSYCGDNYNGWQRQKNATGVQNIIENILSQLYGIKILIAGSGRTDTGVHAYGQVFNFAAAKYFDNNTLMRALNSLLPKDIAVLEITDVTKDFHAGKSIKSKTYEYKIINMPVHNPFMINRALWIRNHIDRKYLEDTLAFFKGTCDFQSFCVKKTKKANTIRTINYIKLITDNENISILINADGFLHNMVRIITGTALKIVKDNLNPENILTIMEQKDRRMAGPTAPAYALYQKEAFYNNDNIAGLKGIPAKYLI, encoded by the coding sequence ATGCAGCAGCAGAATATTTATTATAAAGCATGCCTTTGTTCCTACTGCGGTGATAACTATAACGGCTGGCAGCGACAGAAAAATGCAACAGGCGTGCAGAATATTATAGAAAATATACTCTCTCAACTTTATGGCATCAAAATACTTATAGCAGGAAGTGGAAGAACGGATACAGGTGTCCATGCTTATGGGCAGGTATTTAATTTTGCAGCAGCAAAATATTTTGATAATAATACATTAATGCGGGCTTTAAACAGCCTGCTGCCAAAAGATATTGCAGTGCTTGAAATTACAGATGTTACAAAAGATTTTCATGCAGGCAAGTCTATAAAATCTAAAACTTATGAATATAAGATAATAAATATGCCTGTCCATAACCCATTTATGATAAACCGTGCTTTATGGATAAGAAACCATATTGACAGAAAATATTTAGAAGATACACTTGCTTTTTTTAAAGGCACCTGCGATTTTCAGTCATTTTGTGTGAAAAAGACAAAAAAAGCAAATACTATCCGCACAATTAATTATATAAAACTGATAACTGATAATGAGAATATATCCATACTTATTAATGCAGATGGTTTTCTACATAATATGGTGCGGATTATTACAGGGACAGCCTTAAAAATAGTAAAAGATAACCTAAATCCTGAAAATATACTTACAATTATGGAGCAGAAAGATAGAAGAATGGCAGGTCCTACTGCTCCAGCTTATGCTCTTTATCAAAAAGAAGCATTTTATAATAATGATAATATAGCAGGTCTTAAAGGTATCCCTGCAAAGTATTTAATTTAA
- a CDS encoding ROK family protein: MAKILSLDIGASSIKSGLVDITGIISEEKRTIIKEESYSGFIDAVKSIMVDLSEKPAGIVAALPGGYDIENDEIFAPNLNILNGKHIKKDLEDIFNIKVMAENDANLAAYGEYVFGDKKSVKNMVFCTLGSGFGGGLILNGKLLQSHISLFEIGHISIDLHGRQCGCGRCGCLDEYCSTGGLKEIYKNITGNDITPVQLGELASTGDTNALKAFDQYGRLLAGAFANIAALFCPEKIKFGGGLSELAVYYTSAMEEEFNKIIFPAYKGRVKIESSVLKNQAGMAGGAALFFGL, encoded by the coding sequence ATGGCAAAAATATTATCACTAGATATAGGTGCATCATCAATAAAAAGTGGGCTTGTAGATATTACAGGCATTATAAGTGAAGAAAAACGGACAATTATAAAAGAAGAATCATACTCTGGCTTTATAGATGCAGTAAAAAGCATTATGGTAGACTTATCTGAAAAGCCAGCAGGTATTGTGGCAGCACTTCCGGGTGGCTATGATATAGAAAATGATGAAATATTTGCACCTAATCTGAATATATTAAATGGAAAACACATAAAAAAAGATTTAGAAGATATATTTAATATAAAAGTAATGGCAGAAAATGATGCAAATTTAGCAGCTTATGGCGAATATGTTTTTGGTGATAAAAAATCAGTAAAAAATATGGTGTTTTGCACATTAGGCTCAGGCTTTGGTGGTGGTTTAATATTAAACGGAAAACTTTTACAGTCACATATTTCGTTGTTTGAAATAGGTCATATTTCTATTGATTTGCATGGCAGGCAGTGTGGATGCGGCAGATGTGGCTGTTTAGATGAATACTGCTCTACAGGCGGCTTAAAAGAGATATATAAAAATATTACAGGAAATGATATTACTCCCGTGCAGTTAGGTGAGCTGGCATCTACTGGTGATACTAATGCATTAAAAGCATTTGACCAGTATGGCAGACTGCTTGCAGGGGCATTTGCAAATATTGCTGCTCTTTTCTGTCCTGAAAAAATAAAGTTTGGCGGCGGACTTTCTGAGCTTGCAGTATATTATACATCAGCTATGGAAGAAGAATTTAATAAAATTATTTTTCCAGCATATAAAGGCAGGGTAAAAATAGAGAGTTCTGTGTTAAAAAATCAGGCAGGTATGGCAGGTGGTGCAGCCTTATTTTTTGGGCTTTAA
- a CDS encoding DNA alkylation repair protein, which produces MKKSVEQYYKKIDEFILNNADAKKIENIKIYLKNQAQTIYGIPMKRLKSLFLKHLSEFDKLESEYTYSLINQLFMSKAFEKQIIACMLLKRYYYKFEEKNIVYIIKDYILNNIIINWAVADQIATNTFSKFNDKSFLHEFSTSFHYLLRRCSVAVFAEMHLTDKDMDMLIINIKELLQEKDEYVMRAAGWACRNIFNYNESKYFEFINENCHLMPRIMLRNAIEFLDEDIRVNILVSSKEKRHRMILSLKGEVS; this is translated from the coding sequence ATGAAAAAATCAGTTGAGCAGTATTATAAAAAAATAGATGAATTTATTTTAAATAATGCTGATGCTAAAAAGATAGAGAATATTAAAATATATCTTAAAAATCAGGCACAGACTATATATGGAATCCCAATGAAAAGATTAAAATCCTTATTTTTAAAGCACTTATCCGAATTTGATAAACTTGAATCTGAATATACTTACAGCCTTATAAATCAGCTTTTTATGTCAAAAGCATTTGAAAAGCAGATTATAGCCTGTATGCTTTTAAAAAGATATTATTATAAATTTGAAGAAAAAAATATTGTATACATTATAAAAGATTATATATTAAATAATATTATCATTAACTGGGCAGTTGCAGACCAGATAGCAACTAATACTTTTAGCAAGTTTAATGATAAATCATTTCTGCATGAATTTTCCACAAGTTTTCATTATCTTTTAAGGCGGTGCAGTGTAGCTGTATTTGCAGAAATGCACCTTACAGATAAAGATATGGATATGCTTATCATTAATATTAAAGAACTTTTGCAGGAAAAAGATGAATATGTTATGCGTGCAGCAGGCTGGGCATGCAGAAATATTTTTAATTATAATGAAAGTAAATACTTTGAATTTATAAATGAAAACTGCCACCTTATGCCTAGAATAATGCTTAGAAATGCGATAGAATTTTTAGATGAAGATATAAGAGTAAATATTTTAGTTTCATCAAAAGAAAAAAGGCACAGAATGATACTGAGTCTGAAAGGCGAAGTATCTTAA
- a CDS encoding PAS domain S-box protein, with translation MRHVYVNLPHYEGVAKELNDNFKLCSKNEAHAIVTEFPDEYSPSCFVIIVKDKNPHNGSYFIDSSNDINFIKTAVHASLDTFFMTKVAGKYSQYIEKEGGLQRIGYFMNKMEHILNASPESIVEIDLTGNIFFYNRKFAKVYQDGEFLIEENIFKIFDENTAIEVKRCMGAALQGSDSNFSGKLINKKGESISIAGHVIALSDDSYNFEIIFDDITTKITKILQMRKIEEQSIVAGFSRHLSHNVMNALTAAGGFIRQIKAKTESDAHIHNLWKIVDNKLLLIEEIISGYNDYTHAISFKLTENVDINEFMSQLVISLAEKNVDRNFTVYLYKITDSYELEYDLSESRPFHILGNKMFLKLAVCYILKDNIRYFSNCQPLHFKIKLSANNDFFTLFIDLEGVEAPDYIIESMFSPWKHTMLSQSFDYWGIVIAGTIVERHHGKSKVERIENGLRFTFEFKAPLS, from the coding sequence GTGAGACATGTTTATGTAAACCTTCCACATTATGAAGGTGTTGCTAAAGAATTAAACGATAATTTTAAGCTGTGCAGTAAAAATGAAGCACATGCTATTGTTACAGAATTTCCTGATGAATATTCTCCATCTTGCTTTGTCATTATTGTAAAAGATAAAAATCCACACAACGGCAGCTATTTTATAGACAGCTCAAATGATATAAATTTTATAAAAACAGCAGTTCATGCAAGCCTTGATACTTTTTTTATGACAAAAGTAGCTGGTAAATATTCTCAATATATAGAAAAAGAAGGTGGCTTGCAGCGTATTGGCTATTTCATGAATAAAATGGAACATATATTAAATGCGTCACCTGAGAGCATTGTAGAGATAGATTTAACTGGTAACATTTTCTTTTACAATAGAAAGTTTGCAAAAGTATATCAAGATGGTGAGTTTTTAATAGAAGAAAATATATTTAAAATATTTGATGAAAATACAGCAATAGAAGTTAAACGGTGTATGGGAGCTGCATTGCAGGGCTCTGATTCTAATTTTTCAGGCAAACTGATAAATAAAAAAGGGGAAAGCATAAGTATTGCAGGTCATGTTATTGCACTAAGTGATGACAGCTATAATTTTGAAATTATTTTTGATGATATAACTACTAAAATAACAAAAATACTGCAAATGCGTAAAATAGAAGAGCAGTCTATCGTTGCTGGTTTTTCTCGCCATTTGTCCCATAATGTAATGAATGCTTTAACAGCTGCAGGCGGCTTTATCAGGCAGATAAAAGCAAAAACTGAGTCTGATGCTCATATACATAACTTATGGAAGATTGTAGATAATAAACTGCTTTTAATTGAAGAAATAATTTCAGGATATAATGATTATACTCATGCAATATCATTTAAACTGACAGAAAATGTTGATATAAACGAATTTATGAGCCAGCTTGTTATATCTTTGGCTGAGAAGAATGTTGACAGGAATTTTACAGTTTATCTTTATAAAATTACTGACAGTTATGAATTAGAATATGATTTATCAGAAAGCAGACCATTTCATATATTAGGTAACAAGATGTTTTTAAAATTAGCAGTATGCTATATTTTAAAAGACAATATCCGTTATTTTTCTAACTGCCAGCCACTCCATTTTAAAATAAAACTTTCAGCAAACAATGATTTTTTCACTCTGTTTATAGATTTAGAAGGTGTAGAAGCTCCTGATTATATCATAGAGAGTATGTTCAGCCCATGGAAACATACTATGCTTTCTCAAAGTTTTGACTACTGGGGCATAGTAATAGCCGGCACAATAGTTGAAAGACATCATGGCAAATCAAAAGTAGAGCGTATAGAAAACGGATTAAGGTTTACTTTTGAGTTTAAAGCACCTCTTTCTTAA
- a CDS encoding flagellar basal body-associated FliL family protein, with protein MSKERKDTTYKKLVKLVIWLLVLTAAALIIWKLYGRVDLKRTNFSKAVVKKQEPAIYDMYRVRSEKKNNKLYYVRIKNIYCDAYKIRETDTPRYFKIDIVFEAHNKKDAKAIENITAQTVNEIRNIMKNYPVTDIDRPSIMAYIKRDLKAKMNNVLKTDAVVTIYFESFLCG; from the coding sequence ATGAGTAAAGAAAGAAAAGACACAACATACAAAAAATTAGTAAAATTAGTTATATGGCTTTTAGTGTTGACTGCCGCTGCTTTAATTATTTGGAAACTTTATGGCAGGGTAGACCTTAAACGGACAAATTTTTCAAAAGCTGTTGTAAAAAAACAGGAACCTGCTATTTATGATATGTATAGGGTTAGAAGTGAGAAAAAAAATAATAAGCTTTATTATGTCCGCATAAAAAATATATACTGTGATGCTTATAAAATTCGTGAAACAGATACTCCCCGATATTTTAAAATAGATATTGTATTTGAAGCCCATAATAAAAAAGATGCAAAAGCTATAGAAAATATTACAGCACAAACTGTTAATGAAATCAGAAATATTATGAAAAATTATCCTGTTACAGATATTGACAGACCATCTATTATGGCATACATAAAGCGTGATTTGAAAGCAAAGATGAATAATGTTTTAAAAACGGATGCTGTTGTTACAATATATTTTGAGAGTTTTCTTTGTGGCTAG
- the mtaB gene encoding tRNA (N(6)-L-threonylcarbamoyladenosine(37)-C(2))-methylthiotransferase MtaB, with amino-acid sequence MNIYFITFGCKVNAGENQYYLSQLIEQGFTEALSIQDADIAVINTCAVTETAAKKSARYIEKLKKEHKDLKIIVTGCLTEEKGAALKEYGADIIVTNGSKSELVNHIINLTDGYVKAARGSFAGGALLSHTSSKTRAFFKIQDGCDACCTYCIIPELRGSPKSMPKDEVISGFKKLLSLGYKEIVLVGIHIGLYGKDLGLNITDILEELVKIEGDFRIRLTSIEINEIDDKLLYLIKDNRKICPHLHIPLQSGCDKILSLMGRKYKKDDYIKIIKKSKDIIPNVTIGSDIIAGFPEELDDDFNDTLITLKTTGTEFYHAFPYSERKGTVAESMQNKVDVKTREERAAVLRKHGQISLMNLYNKSIGKIYRVLSEKGNKGHTENYMLIHYDKNIGPNQFINVLVKKVENGKLYGEVVENSII; translated from the coding sequence TTGAATATATATTTTATCACATTTGGCTGTAAAGTAAATGCAGGAGAAAACCAGTATTATTTATCACAGCTTATAGAACAGGGATTTACAGAAGCCTTATCTATACAGGATGCAGATATAGCAGTTATAAACACATGTGCAGTAACAGAAACTGCTGCTAAAAAATCAGCCCGTTATATAGAAAAATTAAAAAAAGAGCATAAAGATTTAAAAATAATAGTTACAGGCTGCTTAACTGAAGAAAAAGGTGCAGCACTTAAAGAATATGGTGCAGATATTATTGTAACTAACGGCTCAAAAAGTGAGCTTGTAAATCATATTATAAATTTAACTGATGGTTATGTTAAAGCAGCTCGTGGCAGTTTTGCAGGGGGAGCACTGCTTTCTCATACCAGTTCTAAAACAAGAGCATTTTTTAAGATACAGGACGGCTGTGATGCCTGCTGCACATACTGCATTATACCAGAGCTTAGGGGCAGCCCAAAAAGTATGCCAAAAGATGAAGTTATAAGCGGATTTAAAAAACTTTTATCACTTGGATATAAAGAAATAGTGCTTGTAGGTATCCATATAGGTCTTTACGGCAAAGATTTAGGACTAAATATCACTGATATATTAGAAGAACTTGTAAAAATAGAAGGCGATTTCCGCATAAGGCTTACAAGTATTGAAATTAATGAAATAGATGACAAGCTGCTATACTTAATAAAGGATAACAGGAAAATATGCCCGCATCTGCATATACCATTACAAAGCGGATGTGATAAAATATTATCTCTGATGGGTAGAAAATATAAGAAAGATGACTATATAAAAATTATAAAAAAATCAAAAGATATTATACCTAATGTAACAATAGGCTCAGATATTATTGCAGGATTTCCTGAAGAATTAGATGATGATTTTAATGATACACTTATAACTCTTAAAACTACAGGCACAGAATTTTATCATGCCTTTCCATATTCTGAAAGAAAGGGAACTGTGGCAGAAAGTATGCAAAATAAAGTAGATGTTAAAACAAGAGAAGAAAGAGCCGCAGTTTTAAGAAAACATGGACAGATAAGCCTTATGAATTTATATAATAAGTCTATAGGTAAAATATACAGAGTGTTATCAGAAAAGGGAAATAAAGGCCATACAGAAAACTATATGCTTATCCACTATGATAAAAATATAGGGCCAAATCAGTTTATAAATGTGCTGGTTAAAAAGGTAGAAAATGGTAAACTTTATGGTGAAGTTGTGGAAAACAGCATTATATAG
- the leuC gene encoding 3-isopropylmalate dehydratase large subunit — protein MGKNLFQKVWEKHVAGTLASGQSQLFIDLHLLHEVTSPQAFAMIRELGLTVAHPERTFATHDHIIPTDDTARPFKDSLAEEMMAAIEKNTSDFGIQLFGVKNNRYGVIHIVGPEEGLTQPGMTVACGDSHTATHGAFGAVAFGVGTSQVRDILATQTMSIAPFKVRRVELNGEINKGVYSKDLILTVIAKLGVNGGLGYAYEFAGTAVDKMSMEARMTICNMAIEGGARVGYMNPDETTFAYLKGRPYAPQGAAWDKAVNYWKSTASDKDAHYDDIIKFDVNTITPMVTWGITPEMAIGIDEKIPEPATDIMKEALEYMKFKAGTPIKGTKIDVAFIGSCTNGRIEDFRIAAEILKGKKVAKSVKALAVPGSVIVKEQAEKEGIDIIFKEAGFEWREPGCSMCLAMNPDKLVGDQISASTSNRNFKGRQGSSTGRTLLLSPAMVAAAAIEGAVTDVRDMI, from the coding sequence ATGGGAAAAAATCTTTTTCAAAAAGTATGGGAAAAGCATGTTGCAGGCACTCTTGCAAGTGGTCAGTCTCAGCTGTTTATAGACCTGCACTTACTTCACGAAGTAACAAGTCCGCAGGCTTTTGCTATGATTAGAGAACTTGGCTTAACTGTAGCACATCCAGAAAGAACTTTTGCTACACATGATCATATTATACCAACAGATGATACTGCCCGCCCTTTTAAAGACAGCTTAGCTGAAGAAATGATGGCAGCTATTGAAAAAAATACTTCTGATTTTGGAATACAGCTTTTTGGTGTAAAAAATAACAGATATGGTGTTATACATATTGTAGGACCAGAAGAAGGGCTTACTCAGCCCGGCATGACTGTTGCATGTGGTGACAGCCATACTGCCACTCATGGTGCTTTTGGTGCTGTTGCTTTTGGTGTAGGCACATCGCAGGTAAGGGATATTTTAGCTACTCAAACTATGAGTATTGCTCCATTTAAAGTCCGCAGAGTAGAATTAAATGGTGAAATAAATAAAGGTGTATATTCAAAAGATTTGATTTTAACAGTTATTGCCAAACTTGGTGTAAATGGCGGCTTAGGCTATGCTTATGAATTTGCAGGCACCGCTGTTGATAAAATGAGTATGGAAGCCCGCATGACTATCTGCAATATGGCTATTGAAGGTGGTGCAAGGGTTGGCTATATGAACCCAGATGAAACTACTTTTGCATACTTAAAAGGCAGGCCTTATGCTCCACAGGGGGCAGCATGGGATAAAGCTGTAAATTACTGGAAAAGCACTGCAAGCGATAAAGATGCTCATTATGATGATATTATAAAATTTGATGTTAATACAATAACACCTATGGTTACATGGGGTATTACTCCAGAAATGGCGATAGGTATAGATGAAAAAATACCAGAGCCAGCTACAGATATAATGAAAGAAGCTCTTGAATATATGAAATTTAAAGCAGGCACACCTATTAAAGGCACAAAAATAGATGTTGCATTTATAGGCAGCTGCACAAATGGAAGAATAGAAGATTTTAGAATAGCTGCTGAAATATTAAAAGGTAAAAAAGTTGCTAAATCTGTTAAAGCACTTGCTGTTCCGGGCTCTGTTATTGTAAAAGAACAGGCAGAAAAAGAAGGTATTGATATTATATTTAAAGAAGCAGGTTTTGAGTGGCGAGAGCCGGGCTGTTCTATGTGCCTTGCTATGAACCCAGATAAACTTGTAGGCGACCAAATATCTGCATCTACTTCTAATAGAAACTTTAAAGGCAGACAAGGCTCATCAACAGGCAGAACTTTGCTTTTAAGCCCTGCAATGGTGGCTGCTGCTGCAATTGAAGGTGCTGTAACTGATGTTAGAGATATGATATAA
- the leuD gene encoding 3-isopropylmalate dehydratase small subunit — translation MTGNIKEIKGKAMPMIGDDIDTDRIIPARFLRCVTFDGLGEQAFRDERFDAHGSPVVDHPMNKAEYKGAKIILSGNNFGCGSSREHAPQAIKRAGYEAVIAESFAEIFYGNSSVLGLVCITMPKAEISEFASYIEKNPDTEVIIDIEKAEIKAGDKIYKAGIKPALQKSLLDGTYDTIYELMKNKDKIEEMDKNLPPKCFN, via the coding sequence ATGACTGGAAATATTAAAGAAATAAAAGGCAAAGCAATGCCTATGATAGGCGATGATATAGATACAGACAGGATTATTCCTGCAAGATTTTTACGCTGTGTTACTTTTGATGGACTTGGGGAGCAGGCTTTTAGAGATGAAAGATTTGATGCACATGGCAGCCCTGTTGTTGACCACCCTATGAATAAAGCAGAATATAAAGGTGCGAAAATCATATTAAGCGGCAATAATTTTGGCTGCGGCTCATCAAGAGAACATGCTCCACAGGCTATTAAAAGAGCAGGTTATGAAGCAGTGATTGCTGAAAGTTTTGCAGAAATCTTTTATGGAAATTCATCAGTATTAGGGCTTGTATGTATTACTATGCCAAAAGCAGAAATTAGTGAATTTGCTTCTTATATTGAGAAAAATCCTGATACAGAAGTTATTATAGATATTGAAAAAGCAGAAATTAAAGCAGGTGATAAAATATATAAAGCAGGTATTAAACCAGCACTGCAAAAAAGTCTGCTTGACGGAACTTATGATACAATCTATGAACTTATGAAAAATAAAGATAAAATAGAAGAAATGGATAAAAATCTGCCGCCAAAATGCTTTAATTAG